The DNA window AGAGAAGAAAAGGTGAGTGCTACCATCAGTCCTGTGTCATGCCAACAGTAAAGCATCCTGCGACCATTCATGTGTGGGGTTGCTTCTCATCCAAGGGAGTGGGCTCACTCACAATTATGCCAAAAAACAGGAATGAATAAAGAATAGTACCAAAACACCCTCCAACAGCAACTTCTTCCAACCATCCAAGAACAGTTTGATGAAGAACAATGCCTTTTCCAGCATGATGGAGCACCGTGCCATAAGGCCAAAGTGATACGTAAGTAGCTCAGGGAACAAATAATTTTGGGTCCATGGCCTGGAAATTCCCCAGACCTCAGTCcaattgagaacctgtggccaaacCTCAAGGtggacaaacaaaaacccactaATTCTGACAAACTCCAAGAAGTGATTATGACAGGATGGGTTGCCATCAGTCAGGATTTGGCACAGAAGTTAATTGACAACTGCAGAGGTCTTCAAAAAGAAGGGCCAACACTGCAAATACTGACTCTTTGCATAAACATGATGTAATTCTcaataaaaaacatttgaaactcATGAAGTGCTTGTAATTATACTTCTATACATCACAGAAACAACTGAAACAAAGATctaaaaacactgaagcagcaaaCTTTTTGAAAACTAATATTTGTGTCATTCTCAAAACTTTTGGCCACAACTGTACACTCAGTTTCATACTTTCTTCTTTAtttagttgtttaaaaaaatattgtacAATAAGGTCATATAATACACATCATAAGCTTATGTAATCATACAGTGATTATACTGTATATAAGGACATGCTAggtaacatttttatttcttagtttacattttgctaGTATCTCTTCACTTCTGTAATTTAcctgtattttgtatttctttttaatgttgtagaACGTAGAAGGTAATCAATGACACCACAGCAATGATACACTAAAAAATATCTGTGGTTCAAACTGTCTTTGCAGCTCTTCCAGAGGAAACAATTGTGCCAGGTGAATCTAAAAGTTGTCTTTTAATGAGAATATTTTTTTTGATCcactaataaatacatttattaccctAAAAAATTAATTGCgactaaaaaacattttaactctTGTAGATGCAGACTTTTGGGTAACACCACCAGCACCCCCATCTACAGAAGGTGGGTATACTTATTGGAgtatatgaatttattttattttttccttctttaaaattaaatttgaaCATAAGGAAAATCTGCACTGCAGACTCAGTTTCATGCTTTCttctttatttgttatttgtttgcagatgactCATTTGGGGGCTGGCATCCATCTTGCCCAGATGGATGGAGTATGCACAGTCAACAGTGCCTCATCTTTGTTCCAGAAAACATGACCTGGGACGATGCTCAGGTAACAAGGATGACTTTTTTCCTATTAATAAATCTTACATTTTCTTGGTCACTCCATGCTGTTTATCTCCATCGTAGAATAACTGTCACTCTCATGGAGGACAGCTTGCATCTGTGTATGATGACTTTCAAGCTTATGAGATTCAAGCGGAGCTGAAGCGTGCTGGACATGATCATGGAGAATTTTGGGTTGGAGGCCATAATAGTCCAGGGGTAAATAGCATGATGTCTAAGATTTTGAGaaacaattgtttttttttatgaatatgaatttatataatattttattttgctttaacAGAATCCTTCTTGGTCCTGGAGTGATTATTTGGGAATGTCTGCTTTTGCTGACTTTTGTAATGGAGACACAGTCGAAGATGAGCACCACTGTTTGCAAATAACTTTTACTGGTAAGTCTgtcaagtgtttaaaaaaacaaaacaatcttatttggattcatttattttgattatCACTTCAAACTCATTACTACTCTATCAAGTGTTTTAAAAGTATGTATTAaagtatatttttcttttcttattattgCACTGAGCATTGTTTTTTATCCTAGAATATTTACAGTTTGTGTTCCCAGTGATGCATCATTAAATAATTGAGattttagaaataaaaaaaaaaaatacagtgttCTGAAGTTACACAAAGCTATCATGTTATGTTCAAAACTTCTATGTACTGGGTTATTAATATGTGGATTAATGTTGTCCACTCACTAAGATGTTAATTGTGCGGTACAAAAAATAACTGTAAGTATTGTGTACAAACATGGTGGGtgaaacagattaaaaagacaGGGACATTTATATATAGGCACAGAACACTGAATTGAGTAACATAAATGGCTGTGAATCAGGAAGTAAAACAGCTAATCACTGTTTGTGTCAGTCTTCTTGACAAATACCCTTTAATGTAAATACCATTACCATTTACAAATACTGTAATTTCACAGTTAGTACTGAACAAACTAAAATTACACTTATTTGCTAAACATTGTCACCCCATGTTGGAAACCTTTTTAGTCTGAGTAGCACTGACTGAgtgtgatttttgtgttttattttggttttcttgCAGAGGAAAAGAGTGGATGCTTAGAGAGCATGGACTGTGAAACTGAGCTCCCGTCTATCTGTGGAAACATTATTATGTAATTGTGAATCAACTCTATAATGCATCAGTAAAAAGCACAAagatctgtgtttttctttctcagtgctgtttctttctctgtATTTCCACACCATCGCTATGATGCAAGCAATCAGGCATCATGTGCAATGAACTGGAGCTGAATTTTCTGTACGATTAAAAGAAAGCTTTCTGTAGACCTTTACTTTGTAGAGTGAACTGTATTTCATTCTTAAATTAAAACTATTAGCATTGAAAGAAATTTCCTCTGTGATGTGTTAATCACCCTACCATAAGCAATTgaatacttctttttttttttaattcatgtcCAAATGCCCCGAAGGAGCTGTGCCTTCCATGGGATGAGATTTTTATTCATGGTGACATAGAAACTGTCAATCATGTTCTTCTGACAGCCAGCAGGGTGGAGGCATGGCTACCGACCCTGCTGGTTACAGAGATGTTCCTCCAAACTGCAGCATGTCTGGGTTAAGATAAGGAAAGTCAATGGTAGACACCAGAATAGGCTGCAGTCTGACTAAAGTATTGTAAACTCACTGAAAACTCATTGCTCTTAATTATCTGAATTAtccatttaaaatatatttggtTAGGTTGCAGTCTTATCTTTAAGTTTGTTCCTTAAATTTATAAAGAGTCGATGGTTGACAGAGAACATATCAGGGTAACACTTTATAACTTGACGCTCAAATAAAGCACAAGTACCCTGTACTTACAGGCAATTTGCAGGCAACAAGTCAGgtttctgcaggaaacaatgaaacaagTGCACTGTAAGTACCCTGTACTTTCTGGGGTGTGAGCCATATTATGGATTCACTTAATCTCATTTAATTTTGAAGTGTTTTCCTGGGAAACAGATGCAAATTCTTCTGTAAATAACTTTAAGTAtcgtagcagcctaagcaattACTAGGtaagtcgttgtgtccttgggcaagacacttccactatacaaatacagggcatttaaaaaaaataagcttTCACAATAAATTGCCATATGAAACAATCCTTACACTCAGAGCTCTGATGGAATTCacaagttcttttttttccttttcaatttGAAAAATGTCTTTGACTTTGTGAGAAAATGTCCGAAAAATTCCTCAGACTGTCAGCATATTTCTGCATAGTCGCCCCTACTAGTAGAAAagctatgggctcaaattgtggtcataaatattttgtacttgtaaatcagaaaGTCTAGTtgtgaactgagttttgtaaccttcaaaccattttttttcacttttatttaaatcTATAATGTGTGACTTTagcactttaacatttaaacctccAAGAAATTCTGTAATCAGTAAGGCTAGAACGATCTGAAAAGGTTTTTGTGGTTCAGATGTCAAGCTTTGGTCATGGTACTTCAGCATCTAGCCAGCACTAAAGACAACAAACTGATGTAAAACATAACCAGGACAGAATCCACAACACAAAACCTCAAGCCAGTGCAACAATCTTACAATGACTAAGGGAGTGGTTCAGGCTAAAATAGTCACTCTGATGACCCCATGAGGACCAGACTGGTTAATATTGCAGATCTTTGGCAAGGTTTAACATCTGGGTGGGGAAGCCTGGAGGGAAACCGATGCTGTAagagctaaataaaaaaaacacgccccaaaacataaacacacatacaaaagcAGGGAGAAAAAGAGTAAGAAAGAGAGTCAGACAAGGCAGGCCAGCGCAGGAAGACTCCGGGATGATGAccttttcatattgtgaaataTACTGCAAAACGAGCTTTCGTCTAGGGGTTCCATTACccttacttgtatttttattaatttgacTGATTGGCATTTATAAACtatataataaagaaaaacacattttttattaGGTTTTTTGAGTTAGTATTTAAGTGACTGCTTGTGAAAGGTGAACAGACAGGGGGACCGGCCACCCTACCTGTGTAAGGAAAAGAACTTGAGTTACAGCTGGTCACATTTAATCATTTGTGTATAACCTAAATTATTCGTATATGTAAAAAGAGAAGTGGTAACAGTAGTGATGGGTCCAGCAACACTGACGCATCGACGCATGTATCAAGCTCACCTAGCGATGCCTGTATCGGTGCGTGCGTCGCTTTAAGAAAAAGTCACGTGATCGATACAGCTGCTGTATCGCTAATTGCCAACGTGCCAAACTGTGTTTAAAAGGTACCGCATCCATATCTGCCAACAGAATGAGTcgccaccaaaaaaaaaacaaacaaaaaaaacgacAAAATTACTCTggcaaagataaaaaaataataataatacacatcTCTCCATAACAAAATGGAGCCCGAAAGAAAAATTAATGTTTCTGCTGTCTGGGATCATTTTGATCTTTTAACTGCAAATAAGGTAATAGTTTGTCTGCCTTTGTTTCAGTGTAATCTAtcagaatagaaaaaaacagcaatgtGACTTGAAgtgtaaattatttatttcattttatgcagGTTAAATGTCACATCTGTTCTGCATTTcttacacaaacaaaagcacCTCCCCAGTGTTTAGGCATTACAGagccaaacatgaaaatgaggaGACAAACACACCAAGAATGAACACTGGTAGGCCTATATAGACACTGTGGGATTATAATATTAccttatgccatgttagacccctaattaaaggttgtgaattattatgtagttttagtttgcattattctcctgaattagaagaaggtgataactattacatttgcattacattagactgctgatttattgtgaatgaatgatattgttttatgatgcattatactgctgagttataagaaatactgttcacagaaagtcatcgccttatttgtctgattagaagagaacagaacatgctggagttttctgccccatctcagcaggagcagataaacagggagccaaggtcgtagcttaggcgccgtgtgagagaaagaatgtgaatgtttaggcttttatgattaggtggggccactagaggctataagagtttgatcaatgctccaccattttgagatctgatgctgtctgcgtacggtgtccatctcccacgcgtgtacattaaaatcatcgtttgactcaacccggccggaccagtgttgttattgtggtttttcctcttgtatccatcTCCAATATTTGAATCCATAACAACACTGAACATctttatcatcatttttttttttaattaatatgtgttttattattttcatctaGGAAGACTGCTCTGGACCAGGCAGTCCTGAATTTTATTATAAAGGACTGCCAACCCCTTAGTATTGTGGAGAGAGAGTGTAACGTACTGAGGGAATAGGAAGACATCTTATCAGAACCTTATCCACCTGGCTTTACAGCTTTTGTGTACCCCAGCTTCATCTGTTCCTGTGAGTTTTCCAAAGCTGGGGAAatggtgtaaaaacaaaaacaaaaaatgcaataGACTGAATGCAAAAACATTGGATAAACCTATTTTTCTGAATAGAAATTTATAATAAACTCTGAGTCAAATGGGTAATATTACATTCACaatactttcattttaattttcacttAATGTCATTCATAATATATTTTAAACATGTCTACAATATTTGTAATATAGAAGATATAAAATGATTCCATGGAAAGTACAATACCTTACAGTGTATACAGTGTATATAAGTATGACTAGGTCATTGAATCAGTGTCTGTTGTGAGTCTCAAATAAGTTGCCTGCAATGATATTTAAGGTCCAGCAGGTGTCAGTAtggagcaaaacagcaaaactgTGTCGACACAGTGTCGATGCAGTTTGGGGAATGTGCTGAAACGCTTCACGAGGCCTCATCTACCCATCAGTAGGTAACAGTACTGACCTTTCCTGGTTGCTTCTTTTCTGGAACAAAAGAATACAAGCAGCTCAATCACCTGCTTATGAGCTCCTGGAGCAAACCAATGTGCCAGGCTAGGGGAGTGGGGTTAAGGTGTTTTCATGTATATAGAAGTGGTTGAAGTTATAATGTTATTGAGTAATGTATAGGAGTTGTTACAAATCTGAATATGTCGATCATATGTTATATTGTGGTTGATGTTTGCTCATGTGGAggtttatgttttcatttcttaggCTGACCCCCAGACTTGGGCTATTCCAGATGCTCACCTGAGACAGGACGATTATAAAAGGAAGCCAATTGCTTGCAGATAGGTTggatttgttactgtgtgttGATGTGTAAACATGTATTCTCTTTAATAAAGTCCTCCAGTTGATGGATGCATTTTATTCCAGTCTCGTGCCATTTTATTGTAGGTGACCCATGACTGCCAGCTAAAATTGACACTCCTGGACTAAAAGGAATGTAGATAAAGTGCAGTTATTATGGCTAGTAAACCCAtttgtatgtatttttgtatgtatgtatgtaatcAAGATGCAAAAGACATCTGTCCATTCTCAGTCTATTGTTGCCATTTATCCAAGTCCAGGTTGTAGGGACAGTGGTGTAAACAGTGATGCCAAGATGTACCTCTCTCCAGCCaacttagaatagaatagaatagaatagaatagaatagaatagaatagaatagaatgcctttattgtcactatacagttgtacagtgagatacagagcatctcctactcagtgTAAACATGCTGGGGGGGGGTACAGTTCTGCAGCGCTATGTACATATGGACAGTATTAACATAgggaaaaacatatatatatatatatatatatatatatatatatatatatatatatatatatatatatagaatgtACAATATACAAGCCGTaagtaatatgtaataaatTGTGTTATGTATATACAGTTGAGTTATTGCACGTGGAATTGGTATAAATTCCACTCTATCTGCTTTGGTGCAGCTGCCGTACCATACCGTGATGCAGTAGGTTAGCAGGCTCTCAATGGACGAGCGGTAgaaggtcagcagcaggttggagttcagcttgtacttcctgaggactctcaggaagtgcagctgctgttgggccttcttgacGACCGCTGAGATGTTTCCTGTCCAGGagatgtcagcagagatgaggacaccAAAGAACCGGAAAGTgtggaccctctccacacactccccgtcaACTTCTTCAGTGATTTGATGAGGACACCAAGGCACCAAGCCAGTCAAGGGAAATAATATCTTCAGTGTGTTGTGAGTCTGCGCCTCGATCTCCTAATGCCTGAAACATCTAACCTCCAGCCAAGGCTAGACTCGTCACCCCAGCCCAGGCACCTTGTGGAGGAGGCTAATTTCTGATGGTGTATCGGTAGACCCATACATACACAGTTTGTGGCTAAAGGCGAATATATGATCCTTGAccatccatacatccatccatacatcaaTCAATCAGTCCAGCAATCGGTCTAATGTGGAAAAGTCAAAgaagatggatagatggacTTTAATACCATGTATTTCCCCATTGCCAcagaaaaagtttgtttttttttttgtttttttttaattgttgagCGGTTATGCTCTGTGGATCCTCCTCTTTGAACATCAGTCAATAGATGAAATTATGACAAAATGAAGTAATTTTATGTATTGAAATTCTGCTTTTAGCAAAACCTTTGTCCAAAAACGaacttttctttctgtcttgtctgtatcattaaaatgttaaacattgAAATGTGTGAGTAGACCCATGAACATGTGACCAGTTTCATTCAAAGGCATCCAGCTATTATTCTTTTCTCAAACAACCAATATATGTTCATCCACCACTGTGTAGTCAAAGTAGgtacatatttagttttaaactcAATAGGATTCACTCTAACTAAAGAGTTAAAGGTAATCAGCCAGAAATGCATATATCTAAATGCAGAAATGCATTtagatatatgtgtgtgtgtgtgtgtgtgtgtgtgtgtgtgtgtgtgtgtgtgtgtgtgtgtgtgtgtgtgtgtgtttataaattTGGACTTGGCTATTACATGATCTTCAGGTTTTGAGTACTTGTGATATGGCTTATTTTTTCAGTTCCCATTTGGTGTTGACACACGTTTTTAGGTCAATGTGTATTGCACTTGAATACACTGAAGAAGTCTTGGTGACCTAAAGAGTCCCTAATTTTTTATAGTAATACAGAGGTCATCCCAATTTTCTATTCAAGTATTAGGACATATCATTTATAACTGGATTTACTTTGTTACTTTGCCTTGTCCATTGTAGTTGCAGTATCTGACCACATGATGGGGCCGTGGTCAACATGATACAAAAAAGGTATGCATAAAGCTTCTGTGagttatttttaactttttaatgtttcaccTTAATTCAACTGTACAGAGACAGCCAAAAAGTTAGGAATACTGGTTATAGAATCCACAAAGTATTTTAAAAGGTGATCAAACTGTCATGCCTAtgacaacatttttttaattgtccAGAGTTTGGACTAGACGGACATATAATTAAGACTGATAACAGAACCAGCACTTGCAGATAAATATAAAATTCCCCAATGAGATGTAACACAGACAGATACTTGACTGAAAGCTTCAATTGCACAAAAGaccaaaagaaaagagaaaacaaaacaagaaaaacagaagaaagaacagTTTTGTAAGATCAGTGCTATAATAAAACAACCAGTCTGCACTTGTTAAAGACACAATGCCTAAAAGACAATGTAGCTTTTGTTGATTTGTAATTGTGATGTTTAGATTGGGTGCTACCAAGAAAGGAAAAATGTAACTGGAAAATGAAAGAAGTAGGAGACagcataacacaaacactattatACATTGGTTTGTGTTTTCATGGGAATTTTATGTTTCAATGTCAGCCCAGATGTCTTGATTTTCCTTAGCATAGAGAGATGGCTGATGTGAGTTACATTGCAGACATCACAACACTTGGAAtctgcaaattttaaaaaataaattcagtaatttcatttaaaaaattattcaaTGTCAATCTTTCAGAATCACTAATAACTCAATAATGCTTCATAGTGTGACATTATAAAGTTCTACCACACTGATATGCCTTTTGCTGAGATTCGatggtatataaataaaacttagcTAAACTGAAGCAAATGTTCCTGTTATCCCTGGGATTACTTTGGGATTGACCTTTAAGATCTGCTCCAGTCATTACTTCAGCTCTCTGTACTTTCTCTTTATTAATTTTCTTGTGGCTCTTCTTCCACTGGGATTGCCacatctacagtggggcaaaaaagtatttagtcagccaccgattgtgcaagttcccccacttaaaatgatgacagaggtcagtaatttgcaccagaggtacacttcaactgtgagagacagaatgtgaaaaaaaaaatccatgaattcacatggtaggatttgtaaagaatttattcgtaaatcagggtggaaacaaaaatacaactcaatactttgtaacataacctttgttggcaataacagaggtcaaacgtttactataggtctttaccaggtttgcacacacagtagctggtattttggcccattcctccatgcagatcttctcgagagcagtgatgttttggggctgtcgccgagcaacacggactttcaactcccgccacagattttctatggggttgaggtctggagactggctaggccactccaggactttcaaatgcttcttacggagccactcctttgttgcccgggcggtgtgttttggatcattgtcatgttggaagacccagcctcatttcatcttcaaagttctcactgatggaaggaggttttggctcaaaatctcacgatacatggccccattcattctgtccttaacacggatcagtcgtcctgtccccttggcagaaaaacagccccatagcatgatgtttccacccccatgcttcacagtaggtatggtgttcttgggatgcaactcagtattcttcttcctccaaacacgacgagttgagtttataccaaaaagttctactttggtttcatctgaccacatgacattctcccaatcctctgctgtatcatccatgtgctctctggcaaacttcagacgggcctggacatgcactggcttcagcagcggaacacgtctggcactgcgggatttgattccctgccgttgtagtgtgttactgatggtgacctttgttactttggtcccagctctctgcaggtcattcaccaggtccccccgtgtggttctgggatctttgctcaccgttctcatgatcattttgaccccacgggatgagatcttgcgtggagccccagatcgagggagattatcagtggtcttgtatgtcttccattttctgatgattgctcccacagttgattttttcacaccaagctgcttgcctattgtagattcactcttcccagtctggtgcaggtctacaatacttttcctggtgtccttcgaaagctctttggtcttggccatggcggagtttggagtctgactgtttgaggctgtggacaggtgtcttttatacagatgatgagttcaaacaggtgccattcatacaggtaacgagtgggggacagaaaagcttcttacagaagacgttacaggtctgtgagagccagagattttccttgtttgaggtgaccaaatacttattttccaccctgatttacgtataaattctttacaaatcctaccatgtggattcatggattttttttttcacattctgtctctcacagttgaagtgtacctctggtgcaaattactgacctctgtcatcattttaagtgggggaacttgcacaatcggtggctgactaaatacttttttgccccactgtatcacAACTGTGGTCTTCTGCTTTTTGTCAGCCACAACTGTGTCTGGTTGGTTAGGCAATAGCTGCTTGACTTATCTTAAAGTGGAAGTCCCACAGCACCTTAGCCCTGTTGTTCTCAGATACATTTGGTTGTATCTCCCATCGGGACTAGGCTGTCTTTTTgaagccactggtaggatttcatGATGTTAACCATTCGCTCTATCTGTCCATTGTAGATCACATGCAGGTGCTTGGTCGTCCATGACAGTTCTTCTTCCCATTCACCATCATGTCTTCTTGATTTATTTTCAGAATTTCTGTGTTTCATCCTGGATCGTGACACTTACTAATCCTCATCCTCCCTCTTTCAGTTCCTCATAGAGCCTCAGGGTACTGACTTTGATTGGAGACCTCCATGCATTATGACAACTTTTTGTGGTGTGATATTAATGGCATCTCCTCCTGTGGCCAGTGTGTCTTAACTTCTGGAGCcagctcgcgtcgttcacgtcaaagatccggctctaagagccatttcgttcgcgaccgacacatcactattgCTCAGGTTGGTCAGCCTGGTCTTCAAGTCCTGGTATACTCCCCTTTCAGACAGGAGCTGGTTCTTTGGTTATTTCCAGTCTTAATTTTGAAATCAAATTTTGAATTAGTTTTAGTCATAATTCAAATATCTAAATTATTTTAGTctagttttaattaattatatcAGACTAAATCTAAAGTTGTTTCATTAGACtaaaataaaaagtgtaaaaGTTTTTCGTGTTTTTTTCCCACTGAGAGTTGCTCTACATGGTTCACAAACTCTTATTTTCTATGAAATTAATTTCAAAATGACTCCATATGTCTACAtatgaacatacacacacccacaatggacaactgtaccctcaaacacacaataataaca is part of the Maylandia zebra isolate NMK-2024a linkage group LG3, Mzebra_GT3a, whole genome shotgun sequence genome and encodes:
- the LOC101473997 gene encoding lactose-binding lectin l-2-like produces the protein MKMLTVFLHVCVMMTFTHSLSLPEETIMPDVDNWGTPPPSTEALPEETIVPDADFWVTPPAPPSTEDDSFGGWHPSCPDGWSMHSQQCLIFVPENMTWDDAQNNCHSHGGQLASVYDDFQAYEIQAELKRAGHDHGEFWVGGHNSPGNPSWSWSDYLGMSAFADFCNGDTVEDEHHCLQITFTEEKSGCLESMDCETELPSICGNIIM